The Bemisia tabaci chromosome 5, PGI_BMITA_v3 genome includes a window with the following:
- the LOC140224697 gene encoding neural-cadherin-like, translating to MKCLDIVLAAALALCCPLAAASTPAAASPSPPPEQSSTPTVLPHDLHPGYSVEKFDTRDQFLNFRLLETGFSQFFTVLDNGMLMTTSDLTPLVNRPVKLVVLEESPNSTAVHTLQLYVMDRHDMIAFPVPSYDAAHVPENEPPNTRVLGIPPLQATGHTHGPVKYSIVAGNTNDSFRLRQVKIPAFNDSAYGVQLVTSRPLDRETQAAYTLTVQATDARGIDTATVQVHVDVEDVNDNAPVFSQKVYRFVVGGAPAKATTLDEPAAPIKRFAAVGRVSATDADGDRVAYRMAVPSKYIVIVPQTGDLILATEPTSDSGGLECELTIEAHDLRTPTRFSRHPAQVWVEFNIPSLEDEEELQLGNVTHHIEKRRVTRAVRPTKRIEFSEADGAAEGCVFQLEKETERESFKIRDENQWVHVEANGTVCVKKKWDYEELGQEKTIDFWVTITNSGNNGESPFSFIVQVLTFYE from the coding sequence ATGAAGTGTTTGGACATAGTGCTGGCTGCAGCGCTGGCACTATGTTGCCCCCTCGCGGCGGCCTCGACCCCGGCAGCCGCGTCGCCCTCGCCGCCCCCTGAACAGAGCTCGACCCCCACGGTTCTCCCCCACGACCTCCACCCCGGCTACAGCGTCGAGAAGTTCGACACCCGCGACCAGTTCCTCAACTTCCGACTCCTCGAGACCGGCTTCTCCCAGTTCTTCACCGTCCTCGACAACGGCATGCTCATGACCACCTCGGACCTCACCCCCCTGGTCAACCGCCCGGTCAAGCTCGTCGTCCTCGAGGAGTCGCCCAACTCGACCGCGGTCCACACCCTCCAGCTCTACGTCATGGACCGCCACGACATGATCGCCTTCCCGGTCCCCTCCTACGACGCCGCTCACGTCCCCGAGAACGAGCCGCCCAACACCCGCGTCCTGGGCATCCCCCCGCTCCAGGCCACCGGCCACACCCACGGACCCGTCAAGTACTCGATCGTCGCCGGCAACACCAACGACTCCTTCCGACTCCGCCAGGTCAAGATCCCCGCCTTCAACGACAGCGCCTACGGCGTCCAACTCGTCACCTCGCGCCCCCTCGACCGCGAGACCCAGGCCGCGTACACCCTCACCGTCCAGGCGACCGACGCTCGCGGCATCGACACCGCCACCGTCCAGGTCCACGTCGATGTCGAAGACGTCAACGATAACGCCCCCGTGTTCTCGCAGAAGGTCTACCGCTTCGTCGTCGGGGGCGCCCCCGCCAAGGCGACGACCCTCGACGAACCCGCGGCGCCTATCAAGCGCTTCGCCGCCGTCGGGCGCGTCTCGGCGACGGACGCCGACGGCGACCGGGTCGCCTACCGCATGGCCGTCCCCTCCAAGTACATCGTCATCGTCCCGCAGACCGGGGACCTCATCCTCGCCACGGAACCCACCTCCGACTCGGGCGGTCTCGAGTGCGAGTTGACGATCGAGGCCCACGATCTGAGGACCCCGACCAGGTTCTCCCGGCACCCGGCCCAGGTCTGGGTCGAGTTCAACATCCCCTCGTTGGAGGACGAAGAGGAGCTCCAGTTGGGCAACGTGACGCATCACATCGAGAAGCGCCGCGTGACGCGTGCCGTGCGTCCGACCAAGAGGATCGAGTTCTCCGAAGCTGATGGCGCCGCTGAAGGCTGCGTCTTTCAGCTGGAGAAGGAGACCGAGCGGGAGAGTTTCAAAATCCGCGATGAGAATCAGTGGGTTCACGTCGAAGCTAACGGAACGGTGTGTGTTAAGAAAAAGTGGGACTACGAGGAGCTCGGCCAGGAGAAAACCATCGACTTCTGGGTCACCATCACTAACTCTGGAAATAATGGTGAGTCGCCTTTCAGTTTCATCGTCCAAGTTTTAACTTTTTATGAATGA